CGTTGCGATGGGGTAAGGAAGAAGTTTTCTGGACGGATCATTTTAACAGTTCCAAATCAGAAAACAACAATTTGCAATATCTTTCCAGAGACCAGCGCCATGAGCTCGAAGACAGGCACCGAAGTTTTGGTGAAGGCTTTGTTAACTGGTTGGCCAGCAGTGTCAGCTATCACGTAGATGAATACGACCACACGCATCAGTTTGTATGTCAGTTTGGTGAAATTAAATCCCTCAGGCCATTCAGTAGAAACCGGGTCGATGTGACACTCCAGAACGGTAAGAAAGTAGAAATTAGGGGAGAAGGGTATAATGATATCGGAACTGATGTAAAGGTTATCGATGCTGAGTTAGGTGAGATATCGATTAGCTGGGGCAGGATTGAGGTTGTCGAATTCAGCGAAGCCCCAGGAAAATTAACTTCAAAATTCGGAGAGGCTCTTTTTGGTGTGGTGGAAACTTATGCAGGAACTTTTACCGGCTATATTCAGTGGGACCATGACGAGCGACTTACTACGGATAAACTGGATGGTGACACCGAAGATGGAGATTTGTCTATTGAGTTCGGAAACATCTCATCTATAGAGCGGGAAGGCTATAACAGTAGCCGTGTAGTGCTAAAATCAGGTCGCGATATGGATCTAAGGGGCAGTAATGATGTGAACTCTGAGAACCGTGGTATCATCGTTACCACAGAAAAACTGGGACGCGTTGATATCCCGTGGAAAGAGTTTAAAAAAGTTGAATTCATAAATAAGCCGTCATTTTCTCTGAAAAGATATACTGATTTCAAAAATCAAAAGCAGTTAGAAGGCTCAGTGGTGACTACGGATGGTGAAACCCTAAAAGGAAGGATAATCTATGACCTTGATGAAGAGTATAATTATGAAATGCTCCAGGGGCAGGATAATGATATAGAATACTTCATTCCTTTTGCAAGCATCAAAAAGATTATGCCGAAGAATTATGATTATAGCAATGTAGAGCTTAAAAACGGAGAGAAAATGCTTCTGGGAGAAGGTCAGGATGTATCTGACAGAAATACCGGAATATTGGTGTTCAAAGGAGGAGGCGACCCCACCTATGTGAAGTGGGAAGATATCAAAGAGGTGAACTTTAATTGATTTCGTATATTTTGTTTAGGTAAAAGGCTTCCGGATCGTTTGGTTCGGAAGCTTTTTTATAGGAAGAGTGCTTATTTAGGAAAAAAGCGTATATATATGGGGCTTTATACTTCAGTTATTAAAATAGATTGAGATGTTACTTAACTATTAATAAGGAATAAATACTTTATAGAAAAAGATGTGGCTGCTAAACCGGTTTGAACTGCTCGAAAGTTTCTTTGCAGTCATTGCAATGATGAATAGAGCGGCAGGCTGTAGGACCGAAGGGCGAGTTTAAGATTGTATTGGTGCTACCGCAATTCGGACACTCGATACGTTCGAGAATGTCAATATCAACGATCAGATTATGCTTTGGAGGAGGAGCGAGGCCAAAATCTTTTAAGGCTTTTCGGCCTTTTTCAGTGATCATATTGGAGTTCCATGATTTTTCAAATGAGACTACTACATCCACATGATCAATGCCATAGCTGTTGAGGACATCGGAAATGTCCTGCTTCATGTAATCAATAGCCGGGCAACCCACAAAAGTAGGGGTTATGGTGACGCGTACCCGGTGGTCATCAATGTCAATATCAGTAATAACGCCTAAGTCTACCAGTGACAAAACCGGTATTTCAGGGTCTTTTACTTCCTGGAGCCACTCTAATATTTGTTCTTCCGTAATATACATTCAAAACCTTAACAGTAAGCTTGCTTTTGAAGTTCAATGTTACCACTCTGCACCAGGATCTATCCTGAATACCTCCGACATTTCTTCAACAAGGGGTTGCAGATGTTCAGTATGTTTTCCTGTTCTTCCGCCAAATTCAGGTTCTATTGAGTTAAGATCAGGCAATTGCAGGCTTGTTTGAGATAATATTTCTGTAATCCTGCTGGTCCACTTTTCCTTTAGCACTTCCTCTCCCGGAAATATTCCATCTGCTATTAACTCCTGCTCGTAGGGGGAAGGTTCAAATATTCCGAGGGCGTAAGGAAGAGCCTTATCAAGTGATGACTGCAGTCTGCTTATGCTTTCCTCTGTGGCTGTACCTAATTGCTTAATCCAGGTGTTAGCATGCATCGTGTGGTACCTGATCTCTCCCTGTATCTTTTTTGCTAGCTGTGCAAGAGGTGTATAACTTGATTCTGTTAATAATTCGAAACGTATAGCTTCCGCAGTATCAAAAAGGAAGTGCCTGATGAGGCTGAAATCATATTCGCCGTTTGGAAGCTCTGTCAGCGTACAATTATGGAACTGCTCGGCATTGCGGGTGAAGGCAATGGTGTCTGGCTCACTTTCTCCAAGGCTATGCAAAATCTGGTACAATGCATGGCTTTGCCCAACCTTATCCTGGGCCATGGAGGAAAATGCAATATCTTCTTCCAAAAGCGGACCCATACCGGTCCATTCGGAGTTTCTGTGGCCAATGATAAGCTGATCGTCAGCCATTTTATATAGAAGTTCTTTGAGTGCTGTCTCGTTCATGATCTTAACTATTAACTGGCGTTACGTTCTTTAAAAGCCTTGATTTTGTCCGATGCTTTGTAATCTGAAGCATCCCTGAATTTCTTGTCAGGCAAGGTATCCCAGATGTTTTTGTCTTCTTCTGATGTAAATAAAATGTCACTGGTTTTAATTACCCAGGCGTTAAAAACTGGCTTTTCATTAATGAAAGCCGGCTTTGCCAGTGCTAAAGCTTCCTGAGGGTTTCTGGCTTCGATCGATCCCACATGCTGGTGTTGCTTGCCTCTTTTCATCAGGTGAAAAAACTCATATTCTTCCTTATCGCCTTTTTTAGGATATTCATCAGAAACATAGTTGTAAATAGTATCTTCAGCTTCAGTAAACTCTGTTACAAACACGTTTCTGGTCTCTACAACAAATAATCCTGTACAGGTGGACCTTCTGCTGAACTGTTCTTTAGCAAAAAGGAAAGCCATTTCTTTATTTGGTGCATGAACAATGCCTTCGTGCTGATATGGTTTGTTTTCTTTCTCCTGTACAAAGACTTCGAAAGTTCCGAACTGATCCAGGGGTACTTTTCGGGTAAGATCGCCCTGAAATCCTTTTATATTAAGCCTGTTAACTCTGGGGTCTAATGATTCCATTTATTTCTTAAGCAAAAAAATGACGCTTCAAAGATGTCATTTTAAATGGTGGTTTGCAATCGTTTTCGGTTATTCGTTTTCTGTTTAAAAGAGGGGCAATAGGCACCCAAAATGCCAGATGGTTTTATTCAAAATAAACCTGAGCGTGTTACTGGCCTTTAAATATAAAAAAGGCTACCTGAAGGGTAGCCTCGATTAATCTTTTATGCTAAAGGGGTAACATATTCCGTTTTAGGAGTCAGCAATGCCTGGCGTACCCATTTACCTCTTTCTTCTGCTACCCTTCGTACGGCAAGCCTTTCAGCATTGCAGGGGCCGTCACCGTTGATCACTCTTTTGAATTCATCCCAGTCAGGTTCAGTGTATTCCCACTTTTTAGTTTCAGGGTTCTTTTTCAGGTTTGGATCTGGAATAGTAAGACCCAACTCCCATATTTTAGGAACATACATATCCAGAAACTGGTTACGGCAGTCGTCATTGGAGGCCATTTTTACCTTCCACTTCATGAGTACTTCGGTATGCACTGAAACCTTATCCGGTGGGCCAAAGAAGTGCATCATAGGTCCCCACCACCTGTCTATAGCTTCCTGCATCATTTGCCGCTGCTTTGGTGTACCTGTTGCCATATGGATGACGCAGTGGTGACCATATTTAAGGTGAAATGACTCTTCTGCACAAATACGGTCCAAGGCCCTGCAATAAGGTCCGTAGCTTCCTCTTGCATTGGCAAGCTGGTTAACTATGGCCCCGGCATCCACAAGCCAGGAAATAAAACATGAATCCGCCCATGTGAAGGCAGGGTAGTTAAATATATTGGAGTACTTCGATTTTCCTTCGATCAGATCATCGATCATTTGTTCTCTCGATTTACCTAAAGTTTCTGCAGCACTGTAGAGCAGCTGGGCGTGACCTACTTCGTCCTGCACTTTTGCCATTAGGGCCAGCTTTCTTTTGAAGCCGGGCGCCCTTGTTATCCAGGTGCCTTCAGGCAAAGCCCCGATGATCTCACTATGCGCGTGCTGTTCGATCATCCGGATGAGTTGTTTTCTATACATTTGAGGCATCCAATCGTTGGGTTCGATCTTTTCACCTCTTTCTATTCGGGCTTCAAATTCAGCAAGTTTTTGAGGGTCTTCATTTTCCAAACCTTCAAACCTGGCTGATTCAAATGTGTTTCCGCCTCCGTACATAATATTAGGGGTTTAATTATTTTCAAGTTTACAACAAAATAATCAATTATTTGGTTTTCAAACCTTCAATAAGCATCCCCGCCAACTGATTTCCCAGCTCACTGGGATCTATGATCCCTGAAGGATCATACCAGTGTGGCATCCAGTTTAGCGAGGAGAAGAGTGTCATTACTGCCAGTTTGGTATCAACCGGTTTAAACTCCCCTGCTTTTATACCACCTTCAATTATTTTTTTAAACCTGTTGATATAATTGATTCTCATTAAAAGGAAATCGCGCAAATATGGCTGGCTTAAATGCCTGTGTTCATTCATAAATACGGCTGAGGCTGTCAGCTCTTTGGCCATGACATGAATATGCCCCGTTATTCCTCTGCGCAATCTTTCACTATAGGAAATATCAGCACCTTCAACTTCTTTGAGTGATCGCTGAAACCTTTTGGCCATTTCGAAACATAATGCCTGAAGGATCTCTTCCTTGGATTTAATATGAGAATAAAGACTAGCTGCCTCAATACCAAGTGCTTGTGCCAGGTCACGCATGGAGGTGGCAGAATAGCCCTTTTGCTTAAAAAGCTCGGAGGCCGTTCTTATAACTTGTTCTTTTCTGCTTAAATTTTCTACGCCCACCATCTTTACAAAAATAGCGAATATTGTTTTTGAAGGAAGTAATTTATTAGTTTTGACCGCAAAATTTATATAAATGTCCTTTAAAAGCCCTGAAAACTTTCACAATAAGCTAGGTTTTGTTTTTCATGCCATGCTTGCCTTACCTTTGGCTGCTTTTGTTTATCTGTTTTTGGAACTCAGGCACAGAGAACTGCAGCCTGCACTTGACGATAACGCAGTGATTTTCATACTTACTTACTTGTTGCCTGTACTTGGGGCTGGTGCCGTTATTGGCGGGTATTTTATATTTAAGAAAGATTTAAGGGGCGTTAATCAGCAGGAAAGCCTGCGTGATAAATTAGAGGCTTATTATACTGCAAGCCTGAAATTGTACGGATTTATTGAGTTGGGGTCATTGATTTTCGTTGGGGGCTTGTATTTAACGACTTCTGCAGCTTTTATTTTGTTTTACGTACTCCTTTTATTCTTCATGTCGCTTAACAGGCCGACACCTCAAAAATATGTAAATGACCTGCGCCTTACCGAAAAGGAAAGGGAGGTTATTTTATATAAAGGTAGTTTTGAGGAAGCTGAATCTACGGGCCCGGAAGAAAATTGATGCCAAATTACCTGAGAACCCCATCTCTGCTCAAAGTATGGTAAGAGGAGGTTTCACAACTCTTCAGTATAAATAGGCGATAGTATTGAGATTTTAAGCCGCGATAATAAGTCTAATTAAGAATGCTGCTTTGACTAAACCTTACTTTGCAGTCATTCTGATCACAGCATCTTCTGCTCTTATTTCTACATTGGCATTGCTGCTCCCTAGCGCAAGTCTGGTTCGGTTTTCGCTCTGCCGTATGGGCATGAAGTCGGAAGAAAGGTCAATCTGGGTATCTTCATGAGTAATATCAACCTTAGCGCCTCCATCGGTAAAGCTGAGTATCAGGCTGCCATCTTCTATATCGTAAAAGTACTCCCCATTATTAGTGAGCGTGGTTGCTATCACAAGATCGCCATCCTCCATGGTGGCATTGACCTTATCAAATTTGCCTTCTGCTATTCTAAGATCACCATCATTGGCCTTTACGAATAAGTTTCCTGAACCTTTGTCAAGGCTGATATCTCCATCATAAAAAGTAAACCGGAAATCTTTTCCCGTACACGCCTTCAGGTCTGCATCGGCATCGTCGAGATGCATTTCAATAGCACCGTTGATATTTGATATTTCATACTTATCTCCATCACCTTTGATATCCAACCTCATATTTTCAGGTACTTCAATTTCAATTTTATACTCTTCGCCAGATGACCCGGCAACGTTTATCATGCTTCCGCTA
This region of Fulvivirga ulvae genomic DNA includes:
- the paaD gene encoding 1,2-phenylacetyl-CoA epoxidase subunit PaaD is translated as MYITEEQILEWLQEVKDPEIPVLSLVDLGVITDIDIDDHRVRVTITPTFVGCPAIDYMKQDISDVLNSYGIDHVDVVVSFEKSWNSNMITEKGRKALKDFGLAPPPKHNLIVDIDILERIECPNCGSTNTILNSPFGPTACRSIHHCNDCKETFEQFKPV
- the paaC gene encoding 1,2-phenylacetyl-CoA epoxidase subunit PaaC — encoded protein: MNETALKELLYKMADDQLIIGHRNSEWTGMGPLLEEDIAFSSMAQDKVGQSHALYQILHSLGESEPDTIAFTRNAEQFHNCTLTELPNGEYDFSLIRHFLFDTAEAIRFELLTESSYTPLAQLAKKIQGEIRYHTMHANTWIKQLGTATEESISRLQSSLDKALPYALGIFEPSPYEQELIADGIFPGEEVLKEKWTSRITEILSQTSLQLPDLNSIEPEFGGRTGKHTEHLQPLVEEMSEVFRIDPGAEW
- a CDS encoding phenylacetic acid degradation b — its product is MESLDPRVNRLNIKGFQGDLTRKVPLDQFGTFEVFVQEKENKPYQHEGIVHAPNKEMAFLFAKEQFSRRSTCTGLFVVETRNVFVTEFTEAEDTIYNYVSDEYPKKGDKEEYEFFHLMKRGKQHQHVGSIEARNPQEALALAKPAFINEKPVFNAWVIKTSDILFTSEEDKNIWDTLPDKKFRDASDYKASDKIKAFKERNAS
- the paaA gene encoding 1,2-phenylacetyl-CoA epoxidase subunit PaaA: MYGGGNTFESARFEGLENEDPQKLAEFEARIERGEKIEPNDWMPQMYRKQLIRMIEQHAHSEIIGALPEGTWITRAPGFKRKLALMAKVQDEVGHAQLLYSAAETLGKSREQMIDDLIEGKSKYSNIFNYPAFTWADSCFISWLVDAGAIVNQLANARGSYGPYCRALDRICAEESFHLKYGHHCVIHMATGTPKQRQMMQEAIDRWWGPMMHFFGPPDKVSVHTEVLMKWKVKMASNDDCRNQFLDMYVPKIWELGLTIPDPNLKKNPETKKWEYTEPDWDEFKRVINGDGPCNAERLAVRRVAEERGKWVRQALLTPKTEYVTPLA
- a CDS encoding TetR/AcrR family transcriptional regulator; this translates as MVGVENLSRKEQVIRTASELFKQKGYSATSMRDLAQALGIEAASLYSHIKSKEEILQALCFEMAKRFQRSLKEVEGADISYSERLRRGITGHIHVMAKELTASAVFMNEHRHLSQPYLRDFLLMRINYINRFKKIIEGGIKAGEFKPVDTKLAVMTLFSSLNWMPHWYDPSGIIDPSELGNQLAGMLIEGLKTK
- a CDS encoding DUF4097 family beta strand repeat-containing protein produces the protein MKTLFVAFLFFIPFFVNAQDVYNLDKTYEVDSDGLLKLTSSDAKVYITGNDRTDARVKIYRNMKGSLNLGTSSFAVDIQADNGSLVITEKYSGSMINVAGSSGEEYKIEIEVPENMRLDIKGDGDKYEISNINGAIEMHLDDADADLKACTGKDFRFTFYDGDISLDKGSGNLFVKANDGDLRIAEGKFDKVNATMEDGDLVIATTLTNNGEYFYDIEDGSLILSFTDGGAKVDITHEDTQIDLSSDFMPIRQSENRTRLALGSSNANVEIRAEDAVIRMTAK